One Cicer arietinum cultivar CDC Frontier isolate Library 1 chromosome 8, Cicar.CDCFrontier_v2.0, whole genome shotgun sequence DNA segment encodes these proteins:
- the LOC101506159 gene encoding glycine-rich domain-containing protein 1 — protein MEPKQELEWMEAQKIAISVDLVDVAKTQLQFLAAVDRNRHLYEGPALDRAIYRYNACWLPLLAKHSESRTYEGPLVVPLDCEWIWHCHRLNPVRYKLDCEELFGRVLDNFDVVSTVQGICGSQTEEIWNKLYPDEPYNSDLINVIPEDFAKKITSLAKHTKYDLISAAKRQSPFFYQVSRPYVKSDTFIKEAVARYKGFLYLIKKNKENGIKRFCVPTYDIDLIWHSHQLHPVSYCKDLNEALGKVLEHDDTDSDRTKGKKLDVGFSGTTKQWENTFGTRYWKAGAMYKGNAPSPITSSPFSSSVICKKAVSSNEQLHEKLLQDRNVVEVFLEFVDVKNLPDGQEGSIFVLFSKSQPDAFFDAKRRLSILSESREKHVASFQCEPTGELLFELMSHSSSKLSLRRSPKTLGSVVFSMQDYLDPVSKLYIEKWLELVPSSGTMSTKPILLRVAISFTAPVPAPYTFQLTQSRPVSKNTCFFNLPVKPQHAKGWAHVTDENGTRIISLQMRDLNNVKNVENLGKEVVGLRESGETRTLAEYMENGWSFMDNLWLLHLPNKSKNDGHIFELTGTKLVKIFPGRKGEYELRYHVNQGNEMDFLTAVEFSIEDPYGKAVALLDLKSKLVLAKEKWMVLPGIILAFIASDIMKKEGYEGIIAKSKDLKMNDTDEEIVTNDLNRVELSSELGTGDAGITKKVVLSSGGCGSGCGSGCGNVVTSSGCGGCGGGCGSGCGSMMKSGGCGGGCGSGCGGGCGSMMKSGGCGGGCGGGCGGGCGSMTKSGGCGGGCGGGCGGGCGGGCGNTLRSGGCGGGCGGCGGGCGNMVESGGYENDSMKKSSGCGGGCGGGCGGCGGDLMDSKCGFNEHLNEEAHCINEEPVAAA, from the exons ATGGAACCAAAACAAGAACTGGAATGGATGGAAGCGCAGAAGATTGCAATAAGCGTTGACCTTGTTGATGTTGCTAAAACACAGCTTCAGTTTCTTGCAGCTGTTGATAGGAATCGGCATCTCTATGAAGGTCCTGCGCTTGACAGGGCTATCTATAG GTATAATGCTTGTTGGCTTCCCTTGCTTGCCAAACATTCCGAATCTCGGACTTATGAAGGTCCTTTGGTTGTCCCTCTTGACTGTGAATGGATTTGGCACTGTCACAGGCTCAACCCG GTAAGGTACAAATTGGACTGTGAGGAACTTTTTGGACGTGTACTTGATAACTTTGATGTTGTCTCTACTGTTCAAGGAATTTGTGGCAGTCAAACGGAAGAAATCTGGAACAAATTGTATCCTGATGAGCCCTACAATTCTGATTTGATCAATGTTATTCCTGAGGATTTCGCAAAAAAGATCACTAGTCTTGCAAAACACACTAAGTATGATCTGATTTCAGCTGCTAAGAGGCAGAGCCCGTTCTTTTACCAG GTGTCAAGACCTTACGTGAAAAGTGATACATTTATCAAGGAAGCTGTGGCCAGATACAAAGGCTTTTTGTATCTTATCAAGAAAAACAAGGAGAACGGTATAAAACGCTTCTGCGTTCCAACATATGACATTGACCTTATCTGGCACTCTCACCAGTTACATCCAGTTTCTTATTGTAAAGACCTCAATGAGGCACTTGGAAAAGTATTGGAGCACGATGATACCGACTCGGACAGAACTAAAGGAAAGAAACTGGATGTTGGGTTTTCTGGAACCACCAAACAGTGGGAAAACACATTTGGTACTAGATATTGGAAGGCTGGGGCAATGTATAAGGGTAATGCACCATCTCCTATCACAAGTAGCCCTTTTTCATCTAGCGTGATTTGTAAGAAGGCTGTTTCTTCCAATGAGCAGCTACATGAAAAATTGCTTCAAGACCGGAATGTTGTGGAG GTTTTCTTGGAATTTGTTGATGTTAAAAACTTACCAGATGGACAGGAAGGAagtatctttgttttattttccaAATCACAGCCTGATGCTTTCTTTGATGCTAAAAGGAGACTTAGTATTTTGTCAGAGTCTAGAGAGAAACATGTTGCATCTTTCCAATGTGAACCTACTGGGGAGCTGCTTTTTGAACTCATGTCCCATTCTTCTTCAAAGTTATCATTAAGAAGATCACCAAAGACACTAGGTTCTGTTGTATTCTCTATGCAAGACTATCTTGATCCAGTTTCAAAGCTCTACATTGAGAAATGGTTGGAGTTGGTGCCAAGCTCTGGTACTATGAGCACAAAGCCAATCCTGTTACGAGTAGCCATCTCATTTACTGCTCCAGTTCCTGCCCCATATACGTTCCAATTGACTCAATCTCGTCCAGTGTCCAAAAATACATGTTTCTTTAACCTTCCTGTTAAGCCTCAACATGCCAAGGGTTGGGCTCATGTCACAGATGAAAATGGCACCAGAATCATCAGCCTGCAAATGAG GGACTTGAATAACGTAAAGAATGTAGAAAACCTTGGCAAGGAGGTTGTTGGCCTCAGGGAGTCTGGTGAAACTCGCACTCTTGCTGAGTACATGGAAAATGGGTGGAGTTTTATGGACAACCTTTGGTTGTTACACCTTCCAAACAAAAGCAAGAATGATGGCCATATCTTTGAGCTTACAGGCACCAAGCTG GTGAAAATTTTTCCGGGAAGAAAGGGAGAATATGAACTGAGATATCATGTGAATCAAGGAAATGAAATGGACTTCTTAACAGCAGTTGAATTCTCCATAGAAGATCCTTATGGAAAAGCAGTAGCATTGCTGGACTTGAAATCTAAACTTGTTTTG GCAAAGGAAAAGTGGATGGTGTTGCCTGGTATCATATTGGCTTTTATTGCTTCTGATATAATGAAAAAGGAAGGATATGAAGGCATTATTGCTAAAAGTAAAGATTTGAAGATGAATGACACTGATGAGGAAATTGTAACGAATGACTTGAACAGAGTGGAGTTAAGCAGTGAATTGGGCACTGGAGATGCTGGGATAACAAAAAAGGTTGTACTCTCAAGTGGAGGGTGTGGTAGTGGTTGTGGTAGTGGCTGTGGGAATGTAGTGACAAGTAGTGGTTGTGGGGGCTGCGGTGGTGGTTGTGGCAGTGGCTGTGGAAGTATGATGAAGAGTGGTGGTTGTGGGGGTGGTTGTGGCAGCGGCTGTGGAGGAGGGTGTGGAAGTATGATGAAGAGTGGTGGGTGTGGTGGTGGGTGTGGTGGAGGATGTGGAGGAGGGTGTGGAAGTATGACGAAGAGTGGTGGGTGTGGTGGTGGGTGTGGTGGTGGTTGTGGTGGAGGATGTGGAGGAGGGTGTGGAAATACTCTGCGGAGTGGTGGTTGTGGTGGAGGGTGTGGAGGTTGTGGAGGAGGGTGTGGAAACATGGTGGAGAGTGGAGGATATGAAAATGACAGCATGAAGAAGAGTAGTGGGTGTGGTGGAGGCTGTGGTGGAGGATGCGGTGGTTGTGGTGGTGATCTTATGGACAGTAAATGTGGCTTCAACGAGCATTTGAACGAGGAAGCACACTGCATCAATGAAGAGCCAGTTGCTGCTGCATGA